From the genome of Spirochaetota bacterium:
ATGATACTATCATAAGTTACTCACGGGAGATTAGCCAATACCTAAACACAAGGGATGTCAAGTTGATCGTGGTCGCCTGCAACACCTCATCCGCTGTGGCACTTGAGACACTACGAAATGAGAATACAATTCCGATTATTGGAGTAATTGACGCCGGAGCAAGGGCAGCCTGTAGGAGATTGAAGGGTAACACCATTGGCGTTATAGCTACAAGGGCTACAGTCAGGAGTTTATCCTATGTCAAGGCGATTAGTAAAATCTCTCCTGAGATTGAGACAATACAACAGGATGCTTCCATATTTGTATCCCTTACAGAAGAGGGTTGGATTGATGATGATGTTACTAGGCTTAGCGCAAAAAAATACCTACAAAATATGTATAATAGTGGGATTCGAACCCTAATCCTGGGTTGTACACAT
Proteins encoded in this window:
- the murI gene encoding glutamate racemase, whose protein sequence is MDKRPIGIFDSGVGGLTVCKSIRDILPSENIIYFGDTLRFPYGTRSHDTIISYSREISQYLNTRDVKLIVVACNTSSAVALETLRNENTIPIIGVIDAGARAACRRLKGNTIGVIATRATVRSLSYVKAISKISPEIETIQQDASIFVSLTEEGWIDDDVTRLSAKKYLQNMYNSGIRTLILGCTHFPLLKKAINDVYPDLDLVDTGIEVAVEVQRILKEKKLENTGNMGDTILYASDITDVLQRLKEMFFEENSSTISRLIINGQQR